In Deltaproteobacteria bacterium GWC2_55_46, a single window of DNA contains:
- a CDS encoding preprotein translocase subunit TatA → MFGLGTTELIVILIIILVLFGAGKLPEIGSGLGKAIKNFKKASNEPEQDEKEKLKK, encoded by the coding sequence ATGTTCGGGCTCGGCACCACAGAGCTTATCGTAATACTCATCATTATCCTTGTCCTTTTCGGCGCTGGCAAGCTCCCGGAGATCGGCTCAGGGCTTGGCAAGGCCATAAAGAACTTCAAGAAGGCCTCGAACGAACCGGAGCAGGACGAAAAAGAGAAGCTCAAGAAGTAA
- a CDS encoding alkyl hydroperoxide reductase, whose amino-acid sequence MLTEGLKAPDFTLPGIDEDGAETKFSLKELRGRKLVLYFYPKDNTPGCTREACDFRDNMRRLKGNAAVLGISPDSVESHKKFREKLDLSYPLLSDGEKTVASAYGAWGEKTMYGKKTFGIIRSTFLIDEKGVLLKAWRKVKVQGHVDEVLGALKG is encoded by the coding sequence ATGTTGACCGAAGGCCTTAAAGCCCCTGACTTTACCCTCCCGGGCATAGACGAGGACGGAGCGGAGACGAAGTTCTCTTTAAAAGAGCTCCGTGGCAGAAAGCTCGTCCTGTACTTTTACCCCAAGGACAATACCCCGGGATGTACCCGCGAGGCTTGTGATTTCAGAGACAACATGAGAAGGCTCAAAGGGAACGCGGCAGTCTTGGGGATAAGCCCTGATTCAGTCGAGTCGCACAAGAAATTCCGTGAGAAGCTTGACTTAAGCTACCCGCTCCTTTCAGACGGGGAAAAGACAGTAGCCTCCGCTTATGGCGCGTGGGGCGAAAAGACGATGTACGGCAAAAAGACCTTTGGGATAATACGCTCTACCTTCCTCATAGACGAGAAAGGCGTTCTGTTAAAGGCATGGCGGAAGGTGAAGGTACAAGGACATGTGGACGAGGTCTTGGGGGCCTTAAAGGGGTAG
- a CDS encoding exonuclease produces the protein MLKHTFCHIPGVGLKTERKLWDKGVITWDCPLGSFKFKRTAEGVFKAIVDESRQRLSDGDTAYFGRLLPAKESWRLFSEFRNEVAYIDIETNGYVGPYGYITAISLYDGKKVRYYIKGENLDDFKEDIFDYKVLVTYNGKCFDIPFIESHMGIRLPHAHIDLRYTLRDLGFKGGLKGCEKLIGIERGGLDGVDGYFAVLLWKDFRRNKNPRALETLMAYNIQDVVNLEPLMITAHNLKTSATPFEEAYRIELPSPPMDLPFKPDLDTIERIRTARAHIGA, from the coding sequence ATGCTCAAGCATACCTTCTGCCATATCCCCGGCGTCGGCCTCAAGACCGAACGGAAGCTCTGGGACAAAGGGGTCATTACCTGGGACTGCCCTCTCGGCTCATTCAAGTTCAAGAGGACGGCTGAGGGTGTCTTCAAGGCCATTGTCGACGAGTCCCGCCAGAGGCTATCCGACGGCGATACCGCCTACTTTGGCAGGCTCCTTCCGGCAAAAGAGTCCTGGCGCCTTTTTTCGGAGTTCAGGAATGAGGTCGCCTATATCGATATCGAGACAAACGGCTACGTCGGCCCCTACGGGTATATAACGGCCATATCTCTCTATGACGGCAAGAAGGTGCGCTATTATATAAAGGGCGAGAACCTCGACGACTTCAAGGAGGACATATTCGACTACAAGGTGCTTGTCACCTACAACGGCAAGTGCTTTGACATACCCTTCATCGAAAGCCACATGGGGATAAGGCTTCCGCACGCGCACATCGACCTGAGGTATACGTTGCGGGACCTGGGCTTCAAGGGCGGCCTCAAGGGCTGCGAGAAGCTCATCGGCATTGAAAGGGGCGGCCTCGACGGCGTCGACGGATACTTCGCGGTGCTCCTCTGGAAGGACTTCAGGAGGAACAAGAACCCGAGGGCGCTCGAAACGCTGATGGCCTATAACATACAGGACGTCGTAAACCTCGAGCCACTGATGATCACCGCGCATAACCTCAAGACATCGGCCACCCCCTTTGAGGAAGCGTACCGGATAGAGCTGCCCTCGCCTCCGATGGACCTGCCGTTCAAGCCCGACCTTGACACCATAGAGAGGATAAGGACGGCGCGCGCCCATATCGGGGCGTGA
- a CDS encoding formate--tetrahydrofolate ligase, which translates to MKKSGKNSRAMRPITEIAFEAGIPGESLIPYGAHFAKVRASLLHELKDKPDGRLIIVTAMSPTPAGEGKTTLTIGLTQALRSLGKKAFACIRQPSIGPLLGAKGGATGSGSSRVEPAEEIALHFTGDDYAVSTSHNLVSSLIDNHIYHGNSLNMEKVLWKRVSPINDRSLRKVRIGLGKAAGEREEEFHISAASELMAILSLSADLADLKERVSRTIVALGKDGSAITVRDLKASGATAALLKDALNPNLAQSIRGAPVFIHTGPFGNISIGCSSLLSAKMALKLGEYVITEAGFSTELGAEKFFDIVCRAGGLRPAAAVIVATLGALRLHGGASDYRAKNMKAALKGIDNLRKHIENVAAFGLSAIVALNRYKDDTDEEIDETLSNIRRLGCMAVAVDARDLGAPGGIEAAEAVVKACSEENDFNFLYPLDLPIEEKVSTIARSIYGAEGAVFSAEARADLERIERLGLSALPVCIAKTPKSLSDDPALLGRPNGFNINVREVRPATGAGYVVAVCGNVLLMPGMPEHPLAEEIDIDASGRITGIR; encoded by the coding sequence ATGAAAAAGAGCGGAAAAAACTCGCGCGCCATGAGGCCCATTACAGAGATAGCCTTTGAGGCCGGGATACCTGGCGAGAGCCTTATTCCATACGGGGCGCATTTCGCAAAGGTACGCGCGTCCCTCCTTCACGAGCTAAAAGACAAGCCGGACGGACGGCTCATCATCGTGACCGCCATGAGCCCGACGCCCGCTGGCGAGGGCAAGACCACTCTTACCATAGGGCTCACGCAGGCCTTAAGGTCGCTTGGAAAAAAAGCCTTTGCCTGCATACGCCAGCCGTCCATCGGGCCGCTCCTCGGCGCAAAGGGCGGGGCCACGGGCTCCGGCTCTTCCAGAGTAGAACCAGCCGAGGAGATAGCCCTTCACTTTACCGGGGACGATTACGCGGTCTCAACATCTCACAACCTCGTCTCGTCCTTGATCGACAACCACATCTACCACGGCAACAGCCTTAATATGGAAAAAGTCCTCTGGAAGAGGGTCTCCCCGATTAACGACAGGTCACTACGCAAGGTAAGGATAGGCCTGGGCAAAGCGGCGGGAGAAAGAGAAGAGGAGTTTCACATATCAGCCGCGTCCGAGCTGATGGCGATTTTGTCTCTCAGCGCAGATCTGGCTGACCTCAAGGAGCGCGTCTCAAGGACTATTGTCGCGCTCGGAAAAGACGGATCCGCGATAACGGTACGGGACCTGAAGGCCAGCGGCGCTACCGCCGCCCTTCTTAAAGACGCCCTCAACCCGAACCTCGCCCAATCAATCCGCGGCGCGCCTGTCTTCATACACACGGGCCCATTCGGGAACATATCTATCGGATGCAGCAGCCTCTTATCCGCAAAGATGGCGCTTAAGCTCGGCGAGTACGTCATCACCGAGGCCGGGTTCTCAACAGAGCTTGGCGCGGAGAAGTTCTTTGACATCGTCTGCAGGGCCGGTGGCTTACGTCCTGCCGCGGCTGTTATAGTCGCAACACTTGGCGCTCTGCGCCTGCACGGCGGGGCGAGCGATTACCGGGCAAAAAATATGAAGGCGGCGCTAAAGGGTATCGACAACCTCCGCAAGCACATCGAAAACGTCGCCGCCTTCGGTCTATCGGCGATAGTCGCGCTCAACAGGTATAAAGACGACACAGACGAAGAGATAGACGAGACGCTCTCAAATATCCGGAGGCTCGGCTGCATGGCTGTGGCGGTGGACGCAAGGGATTTGGGCGCCCCGGGCGGCATTGAGGCTGCCGAGGCCGTTGTCAAGGCCTGCTCGGAAGAAAATGACTTCAACTTCCTTTATCCCCTTGATCTACCCATTGAAGAGAAGGTCTCAACGATAGCGAGGTCGATCTACGGCGCCGAAGGGGCCGTCTTCTCGGCAGAGGCCAGGGCAGACCTTGAAAGGATCGAAAGGCTCGGCCTTTCAGCCCTGCCCGTATGCATAGCCAAGACCCCTAAATCCCTTTCAGACGACCCGGCGCTCCTGGGCCGTCCAAATGGCTTTAACATCAATGTACGAGAGGTGCGCCCGGCCACAGGCGCCGGTTACGTTGTGGCTGTCTGCGGCAACGTGCTCCTGATGCCGGGCATGCCGGAGCACCCCCTCGCCGAGGAGATAGACATCGACGCCTCCGGAAGGATAACCGGGATCCGGTAA
- a CDS encoding pseudouridine synthase — translation MNKQVQGRVRLILFNKPFNVLCQFTDSAGRATLADFIPFRDVYAAGRLDYDSEGLVLLTNNGRLQSLIAEPRHKLPKSYLVQVEGAPDKEALDRLRRGVLLKDGMTQKALVETVSDPQIWPRVPPIRFRKNVPDSWLRITITEGRNRQVRRMTAAAGFPTLRLIRLKVGPWELGGLKPGEWKEAPFPEALLIR, via the coding sequence ATGAATAAACAGGTACAGGGGCGGGTGCGCCTGATACTCTTCAATAAGCCCTTCAACGTCCTCTGCCAGTTCACCGATAGCGCTGGGCGAGCTACACTGGCAGACTTCATACCCTTCAGGGACGTCTACGCCGCCGGGAGGCTCGATTACGACAGCGAAGGGCTCGTCTTACTCACGAACAACGGGCGTCTGCAAAGCCTCATAGCAGAGCCAAGGCATAAGCTCCCGAAGAGCTACCTCGTCCAGGTAGAGGGCGCGCCGGATAAAGAGGCCCTCGACAGGCTAAGGCGCGGGGTGCTGTTAAAAGACGGCATGACCCAGAAAGCGTTGGTCGAAACTGTCAGCGACCCTCAGATTTGGCCGCGCGTGCCGCCGATAAGGTTCAGGAAGAACGTCCCTGATAGCTGGCTCAGGATCACGATAACAGAGGGCAGGAACAGGCAGGTGCGGCGCATGACAGCCGCCGCGGGCTTCCCCACCCTGAGGCTCATAAGGCTTAAGGTCGGCCCATGGGAGCTTGGGGGGCTAAAACCCGGCGAGTGGAAGGAGGCGCCCTTCCCTGAAGCACTGCTTATAAGATAG
- a CDS encoding 7-cyano-7-deazaguanine synthase QueC, translated as MAKAVVLLSGGMDSAVTAAVAASLGECAVLHVNYGQRTEGRELRAFNDIARFYGVKERLVVDISHLKLIGGSALTDRNIDVPQGDLKRTDVPVTYVPFRNAHLLSIAVSWAEVIGASEIYIGAVEEDSSGYPDCTRRFFDSFEQTANLGTKPETGIRIVTPLINLRKSDIVKKGLSLGAPMHLTWSCYKEEDEACGECDSCLLRLRGFSEAGVADPIPYRRRKDLKG; from the coding sequence ATGGCAAAAGCGGTTGTGCTATTAAGCGGCGGGATGGACAGCGCGGTTACCGCGGCGGTTGCCGCCTCACTTGGCGAATGCGCCGTCCTGCATGTGAACTACGGCCAGCGCACCGAAGGAAGGGAGCTCAGGGCTTTTAACGATATAGCCAGGTTCTACGGGGTAAAGGAGCGCCTCGTGGTAGACATAAGCCATCTTAAGCTCATCGGCGGCTCGGCCCTCACGGACAGGAATATCGATGTGCCCCAGGGCGACCTCAAAAGAACGGACGTTCCGGTGACCTATGTCCCATTCAGGAACGCTCACCTCCTTTCGATAGCGGTCTCGTGGGCAGAGGTCATAGGCGCGAGCGAAATATACATAGGGGCTGTCGAGGAGGATAGCTCCGGGTACCCGGACTGCACAAGAAGGTTCTTCGATTCTTTCGAGCAGACCGCCAACCTCGGCACGAAGCCGGAGACCGGGATAAGGATAGTGACCCCGCTTATAAACTTGAGAAAATCTGATATAGTGAAAAAGGGGCTGAGCCTTGGCGCGCCCATGCACCTTACCTGGTCGTGCTACAAGGAAGAAGACGAGGCCTGCGGGGAGTGCGACTCCTGCCTTCTGCGCCTGCGCGGCTTCAGCGAGGCAGGTGTTGCGGACCCGATACCCTACAGAAGACGAAAGGACCTGAAAGGATGA